TCGTTCGACCGGCTCTTCGACATCAACGTGGGCGGCACCGCGAACGTCGCCCGCTCCGCCCTGCGCCACTTCGACGCCCACGAGCTGACCGGCAACCTGATCCTCTTCGGATCGGTCGTCGGCCGGATCAGCACGCCGTACCTCTCGCCGTACGTCGCGAGCAAGTGGGCCGTGCACGGCCTCGTCCGCTGCCTCCAGGCCGAGCAGGCCCGCGGCGGGCACCGCGTCAGCCTGGTCGAGCCCGGTGGTGTCGACACGACGATCTACGAGAAGGCCGCGTCCTACCTCGGTGTCCAGGGCAAGCCGCCTCCGCCCGTCGACGACGCCGAGAAGGTGGCTCGCGCCACGGTCGCCCTGCTCGACCACCCCCCGCCGGGAGCGCTCGGTCGGTCTACTGAACCCGGTCATGTCCCTCGGCTTCCGGGCCTTCCCCGCCGTCTACGACCGGATCGTCGGACCGCTGATGTCCCGGCTCGCTCTCGCTGATGCCCCCGTCGTCGACCACGCGGGCAACCTGTTCGTCTCCGCCGCTGAGAGGACCCACGCATGAGTACCGCTGGAGTCGTGACCATCACCAGGGACGTCGCAGTCCCGGCCGCGACCGTCTGGGACGTGCTGTCCGACGGATGGCTCTACCCGCTGTGGGTCGTCGGCGCCGCGCGCATGCGCGACGTGGACGACCACTGGCCGTCCGTCGGCGCGCAGCTGCACCACTCGGTCGGCAACTGGCCGTTGCTGCTCGACGACAGCACCGAGGTGCTCGCGGTCGAGCCCGGCCGGATGATCACCCTGAAGGCCCGCGGTTGGCCCGCGGGCGCCGCCGAGGTGGTCGTCGAGGTCGAGGACCGCGGCCCGACCTCGCGGGTCCACATCCGGGAGGACGCCATCGAGGGGCCGGGCGTTCTGATGCCCAGGCCGTTGCGTCAGCTCGCGATCGCGCCGCGCAACCGGGAGGCCCTGCGACGGCTGGCGTTCATCGCTGAGGGTCGCTGAGCAGTCGACCCCAGGCACTGCGCAGGAGGCGCTTGCGCGCCGCGCCCGACCCGTGCAGCGCCGCCCGTGCGGCGTTCCACCCGCAGGCACCGTGCACGCCTCCGCCGGGATGCGCCGAGGCGCCGGCGAGGTAGAGCCCCTCGACCGGGGTCTCCGGACGGCCGAGTCCTGAGGTGGGACGGAAGACCAGCTGCTGGTGCAGGTTCGAGGTGCCGGCGTTGATCGCTCCGGAGACGAGGTTGCTATCCGCCGCCTCGAGGTCGTCCGGCCGTTGCACGTGCTCGGCCAGCACGAGATCGCCGAAGCCGGGCGCCTGATCCTCGATCTCCCGACGGACGCGGTCCACGAGCACGCTCACCGCTGCCGCGTCCTCGGCGACGGCTCGCGGGAGATGGGTGTAGGCCCAGGCGCTCTCGGTCCCCGCGGGCGAGCGCGTGGCGTCCGCCGTGGTCATCTGGCCGAACAGCACGAACGGGTTGCGGGGCAGCCGACCCGTGGAGAGGTCAGCGGCGTGGTCCACGAACCCGTCCACGTCGACCCCGAGGTGCACGGTGCCCGCAGGGTGCGCGTCCGCCGCGGTCCACGGCACCGGCCCACCGAGCGCCCAGTTGAGCTTCAGGGTGGGGTTGTCCCAGTGGAAGCGGTCCAGCGCTACGGCGAACCCGGCCGGCAGGTGCGCCAGGCCGACGAGGTCGGCGTACAGGGTCGGCGCGTCGACGTCGGCGAGGACCGCCTTCCCGGCGCCGATCCGCTCGCCACCCACGAGCCGGACGCCACTGGCACGGCTGCTGCTGATCTCGATGGAGGCGACCCGGGCCCCCGTGCGGATCTCACCGCCCCGGGAGCGCAACCGAGCAGCCAGCGCGTCGGCCAACGACTGGGCACCTCCGACGGGGACCGGGAACCCGACGTCCTGCCCGAGCATGCAGAGCAGCCAGCCGAACAGGCCGCTGCCGGCCGCGTCCGGGCCGACGTCGGAGTGCATCGCGTTCCCGGTCAGCAGCGCGGGCGCACCCCGGCCGGCGAACAGCTCGTCCCCCAGGCGCCGCACGGGGAGGACGCCGAGCCGCGCGAACTCCAGAGTGTCGGCGGTGCCGAGGCGGCGGAGCATCCGCGTGACGGCACGCACCGGGGGAAACGGCGTGAACAGCGCGTCGAGCAGCGGACCGCGCACGCGCTGCCAGTCGGCGACCAGGGCCAGCCAGGCATCACCGTCTCCCGGCGCGTCGCGCTCCAGCGCGGCAGCGGTCGACTCCGGGGTGCGCTGCAACGAGGCGCTTCCGCCGTCGGGGAAGACGTGGGTCAGCACGGTCGGCGCCTGGGTCCAGGAGA
The DNA window shown above is from Marmoricola sp. OAE513 and carries:
- a CDS encoding SDR family NAD(P)-dependent oxidoreductase, yielding MTDASTGAGPGTGAAGAGRVVLVTGASSGIGRETALQLAARGDSLVLLARRTAELEVLRRACLRTGSPEALVITADVSDADAIEEAFTTASAEIGPVDTVVHAAGVAAYGRFEEIPAASFDRLFDINVGGTANVARSALRHFDAHELTGNLILFGSVVGRISTPYLSPYVASKWAVHGLVRCLQAEQARGGHRVSLVEPGGVDTTIYEKAASYLGVQGKPPPPVDDAEKVARATVALLDHPPPGALGRSTEPGHVPRLPGLPRRLRPDRRTADVPARSR
- a CDS encoding SRPBCC family protein; amino-acid sequence: MSTAGVVTITRDVAVPAATVWDVLSDGWLYPLWVVGAARMRDVDDHWPSVGAQLHHSVGNWPLLLDDSTEVLAVEPGRMITLKARGWPAGAAEVVVEVEDRGPTSRVHIREDAIEGPGVLMPRPLRQLAIAPRNREALRRLAFIAEGR
- a CDS encoding NAD(P)/FAD-dependent oxidoreductase; translation: MTSADAVVVGAGPNGLVAANALADAGWSVVLLEANDVVGGAVRTAEVTAPGFRNDLFSAFYPLAAASPVIAGLDLQDHGLSWTQAPTVLTHVFPDGGSASLQRTPESTAAALERDAPGDGDAWLALVADWQRVRGPLLDALFTPFPPVRAVTRMLRRLGTADTLEFARLGVLPVRRLGDELFAGRGAPALLTGNAMHSDVGPDAAGSGLFGWLLCMLGQDVGFPVPVGGAQSLADALAARLRSRGGEIRTGARVASIEISSSRASGVRLVGGERIGAGKAVLADVDAPTLYADLVGLAHLPAGFAVALDRFHWDNPTLKLNWALGGPVPWTAADAHPAGTVHLGVDVDGFVDHAADLSTGRLPRNPFVLFGQMTTADATRSPAGTESAWAYTHLPRAVAEDAAAVSVLVDRVRREIEDQAPGFGDLVLAEHVQRPDDLEAADSNLVSGAINAGTSNLHQQLVFRPTSGLGRPETPVEGLYLAGASAHPGGGVHGACGWNAARAALHGSGAARKRLLRSAWGRLLSDPQR